The following are encoded in a window of Brevibacillus sp. DP1.3A genomic DNA:
- a CDS encoding FkbM family methyltransferase gives MDVLNQYEKRVYSQNGEDGIIEEIFSRIGTTNRYCVEFGVGDGSECMIKKLVTQHGWSGLAMEGDLNSCNKMSADYAAYPQVIIKNELITKENISRLFEENGVPKEFDLLSIDIDGNDYWVWQALSIYTPRLVVIEYNASFPPPQKMVIAYQPDFKWGGTTYYGASLSSLAILGTRLGYALVGTDSKGVNAFFVRRDLLLQSGFPERTPEQAYHPPRYGTVAGGHPHQSGPYLEI, from the coding sequence ATGGATGTGTTAAACCAATATGAAAAACGAGTGTATTCCCAAAATGGAGAAGACGGCATCATTGAAGAAATATTTTCGCGAATCGGAACTACGAATCGCTATTGTGTAGAATTCGGAGTTGGAGATGGCTCGGAATGCATGATAAAAAAACTCGTCACGCAGCATGGATGGAGCGGATTAGCGATGGAAGGCGATCTGAACAGTTGCAATAAAATGTCTGCTGATTATGCTGCCTATCCCCAGGTCATCATCAAGAATGAGTTGATCACGAAAGAAAATATTTCTCGGTTATTCGAAGAAAATGGTGTTCCAAAGGAATTTGATCTGCTCTCCATCGACATTGACGGCAATGATTACTGGGTATGGCAAGCTCTTTCTATTTACACACCGCGGCTTGTTGTTATTGAGTACAATGCTTCTTTTCCACCCCCACAAAAAATGGTGATTGCCTATCAGCCTGATTTTAAATGGGGTGGCACTACCTACTATGGTGCCAGCTTGAGTTCCTTGGCCATTTTGGGAACCAGGTTGGGGTATGCCTTGGTGGGGACAGATTCAAAGGGCGTCAACGCTTTTTTTGTAAGACGCGACTTGCTTCTCCAATCAGGTTTTCCTGAACGAACACCAGAACAAGCTTATCATCCTCCTCGGTACGGAACAGTCGCGGGCGGACATCCTCATCAATCCGGTCCGTACTTGGAAATCTAG
- a CDS encoding GDP-mannose 4,6-dehydratase, whose protein sequence is MKALITGVTGFAGSHLAEYLLSRGDVDVYGTFRSLTKKEQLGHLLDRVHMENCELKDPQSVNELIQRIKPDLLFHLAAQSFVPTSVSSPADTMVNNIVPQLNLFEAVRNHAVPCKIQIACSSEEYGLVYPEEIPIKESNPLRPLNPYAVSKIAQDYLGYQYHHSYGLAIIRTRTFHHTGPRRGESYVTSNFAKQIAQIELGLQEPKVNVGNLSAIRDFTDVRDIVRAYWLALTRGEPGDVYNISAGTRYTIEDMLKTLLALTDVQVEIHVDTDRLRPSDVDIVLGDSSLFRKKTGWEPEISFQQTMEDLLNYWRSVLRQHNSS, encoded by the coding sequence ATGAAGGCATTGATTACCGGAGTAACGGGATTTGCCGGCAGTCACTTGGCTGAATATCTACTGTCGCGGGGAGATGTGGATGTTTACGGCACATTCCGGTCCCTTACCAAAAAAGAGCAGCTGGGGCACCTGTTGGACCGCGTGCATATGGAAAACTGTGAATTAAAAGATCCCCAATCTGTAAATGAACTCATCCAGAGAATAAAGCCTGATCTCCTTTTTCACCTAGCTGCCCAAAGCTTCGTCCCCACCTCGGTGTCGTCTCCTGCAGATACGATGGTGAACAATATTGTCCCACAGTTAAATTTATTCGAGGCGGTACGCAACCATGCTGTTCCGTGCAAGATTCAGATCGCTTGCTCCAGTGAGGAATATGGTTTGGTCTATCCGGAGGAAATCCCCATTAAGGAGAGCAATCCCCTCCGTCCTCTCAATCCATACGCGGTCAGTAAAATTGCCCAGGATTATCTGGGGTATCAATATCATCACAGTTATGGTCTGGCGATCATCCGAACCCGTACGTTTCACCATACAGGTCCGAGAAGAGGCGAAAGCTATGTGACCTCTAATTTTGCCAAACAAATTGCCCAGATTGAGCTTGGTCTGCAAGAGCCAAAAGTAAACGTCGGGAATCTCAGTGCGATTCGAGACTTCACAGATGTCCGTGATATTGTCAGGGCGTACTGGTTGGCGCTTACTCGAGGCGAACCAGGCGATGTATACAACATATCCGCTGGTACTCGCTATACCATCGAGGACATGTTGAAGACGTTGCTGGCGCTGACAGATGTACAGGTGGAAATACATGTCGACACTGATCGACTAAGACCCTCCGATGTAGACATCGTATTGGGCGATTCCTCGCTGTTTCGAAAAAAGACTGGGTGGGAGCCCGAAATCTCCTTCCAGCAAACGATGGAAGATTTATTGAATTACTGGCGCTCTGTGCTACGCCAACATAACAGCTCTTGA